The genomic window CGGGGCGACACGCACCATCAGCGACCGGGGCGGGTCGAGCAGCGCATAGCCGCCATTGTTGATCAAGACGCCCCAGGTCGCGCACGCGTCCACATGCACGCACACGTGGCATCGCTCCGCGTTCATGCCGTTGAAATTGCCGTAGGTCACACCCGCTTCGGTGCGCACGAACTTGTAGCCGATGTCGTAGTTGAAACAGAACGTGTTCAGCGCGTATTGACCGTCGCTGCGCCCGAAAACAAAGCCCGTGCCGTTGTCCAGCTGCCAGCGCGACATCGGCGAATCGTAAGTCCACCATGGGTTCCAGTGCACGTTTTCCAGACGGCAGCAATCGTACGATTCGTCGACAAACAGGCCGATATGCAGCGGCTGACCGTACACGTTACGCACGTACTGACGCCCGCCCGGCCCCACCTTGACGCCGTTGTACGGGTTCAATAATTCGACGTCGATGACCGCCGGGTTACTCCCGCGCATCGCGACCGCGTAGGGGTACGGCGTGGGCGGTGGCTCGAGACCCTGGTCCGGGTAGTAAATGCACACGCCCTGCAACACTGAGTTCGTGTCGAGTTGGACGAACGGCGGGCCCTCTTCGCTCCCCGCGCCCCCGCGCGGCAAGAACACCGTGCCGAACTCCGGCAGTTCGTCGTTCTTGTCGCGAACGCCCGAGTGCGACGGCGCCCATGCAAAAACGCCGCGCAGGGTGACGTCCTTCGGCACCGAAAGCGACCCGTTGAAGCTGTACCGCCCCGTCGGCGCAAACACCACACCGCCCCGCGCTGCCGACGCCGCGTCCAGAGCCGCCTGGAAAGCTGCCGTATTGTCATACTCGCCGTCGCCCGCAGCCCCGAAGTCCAGAACATTCCACTGCGACGTACTCGCCTGGTCCGCTGCGCCCCGGTTCACGGGAGCCCCTGTTCGGCACGCGACAAGCCCTAGCGCCATCAAGAGTACAGCGGCAAGAGCTGGATACTCACGGCGGTTTCGGAACCGGCGGGTCTCGTCCCCCTGCGGCGGACCCGCTTGCGCCAGTCCCTGGTCGCGGGGGCTGTCCCCGCCCGTATCCCCGTGGTCCCTTTGTTCCTTTTTGTCCTGTCCGAGGCGCATTTCCTTTCCCTTCCATGTGTTGTCTCGCGCACATTCCTCTTGACAGTCCGGCGCGCCAAGCGTAGAATACAATAAGGAATGACGAAGGGCAAATAGTATATCATTTGCCCACATTTTGTAATGCATATGGCAGGGCTTGCGTAATGTCTACCCCATGTCTGGTGCATGTGCGTGTGTGGGGCGCTCGGGACGTGTGTCTCTTGACGCTCGCCTTACTCGTTGCAGGTGCCGCCGCCGCGGTTCCGGCGTGTCCCACCATAGACACATTCGACGCGGAGGGGCGGGCGCTCTATACGGCGGTGTTGCGTTCGTGGGACGTCTCTGATATCGACGAGAATGGGATGGCCGACAGTTGGGAGGTAGCAGTGCTGGCGGAGGTGCTCTGCCGGGAGTCGCATCCGCTGAACAGCGAGGTGCGCGGGTGGTTCGACTCCATGCTCTCCACCCTTCGCATGGACCCGGCTTATGGAGTACTCGGCCTTTCCCGATACGAGAACGCCATTGTGGCGCTGATCCTGTTGAGCTGGCCCATGCGCGACACGATCACGGAATCTCTCTATCTCGCGCAGGATTTCTATGCGCCATACATACATCTTGCTTCGGGCATGTTGCCCTTCTCCGCCCAGGGCGACCCGGACGTCGACGGCTTGAACAACAAGGCGGAGTACGACGCCGTCATGGAAGTATTCGGGTCGCGCGCGACGTACGTCTGGGCCGCGCTGACGGCGCGCGGCGTCGAATCAGATTTCGCCGCCTCGCTGAAATACCTGTATGAACTGGAAATCCCCGCGGTAGGCTGCCTGCTGTGCGAGGACATCTGGACCGCCGACCTGGACCAGAACGATATCGTCGATTACGCGCACGCAATCCTCGTGGACCAGGTGCTCGCGTTTGTGGACCGGCCCCACTATGCGGATGTGGCCGCGGTCTACCTCTACAACAAGAATGTCGTCAGCTATTATGTTGACAAGTTGCCCGACCTGTATTGGTACATTGTGGACAAGAGCAAGGTGGTCAAGGCGTTGACCGGCGTGGCAACTATCGGCGATCCCGCTGACCTCGCGTTTATCAAGGCCGTCTTCTCGAACACGACGCTGACCGGTGGTTCGCCCATCGAGGTGGACCTCAGCCTGTTCAGCACCGCCGCGCGGCCGTACACCGGCGCGAAAGGCGACGCCGATGATGATGGCGTGTGCAATCTCGCCGAGTACAACGCGGTCTCGCACGATTATGCCGGGTTCCTCCTGTTTGCGGCGAACGCGATTAACGCAAGCGCTACGGCGGACGGCGGGGGCTGTGAAGGGCTCGAAGACAACAACGGAGAAGAGCCGGGCGCCTGTCCGTGCTTGGAGACTATCGACGCCGAAGGCGCCCAGCTCTACACGGTTCTCGGCGAGGACTGGGCTACCGCCGACCTCGACGAAAACGGCATGGCCGACAGCTGGGAAGCGGCTCTGACCGCCGACGTTCTGTGCGATTCCGCGTTTCCGCCTTTCTACATGGGCGCGCGAAAGAAATACACCGGCAACCTGCAGCGGCTCGAGGCGGACGGGCAGGCCGCGCTTGTCGCGTCCGTGAAGCACGTGCTCGCCGCGCTGATGACGACCAGCGGCAAGTTCTGCGAGATGTTCAAGGACGACTTCAACCTGACCGGCTATTACTTCCCATACAAGGAGCCGCCGGTTACGGGCGCCGAGATGCTCGCGGGCGGCGGCGACCCTGATGGCGACACGCTTACGAACAAGGTCGAATACGGGCAAGTCGTTGCGCAGGACGGCGACCGCGCCGCCTATGTCTATGCGGCCAAGCACCCGCTCGGCGGCACGGAAGTGGACCGTTGCATCGGGCTGTGCGAACCCGCTGACGGACCTTGCGCCGCGCACGATTTCGACGCGTACATGGCTTCCGTCGACGCTGCGTTGGCCATGTTCCGCGACCAGCTGGGCGGCTACAGCTTCGACCCCGGCGTCGCGGACATCAACGGCGGCATCGACGCGGAGAATCACGTGCTGCCGAACGGCATTCTCGACAGCGATGAATTCGCCCTGATCAATCACTTCTTGACACGAAATCTCGACTTGAGCGCGCCGGGAGGACCTACGTCCGCGCAGGTCTGCGCCGCCTGGGAGCAGAACCGCGCGCAGATGTTCGCGGACCTCGGCGGCACGGGCGGACTCCTGAATCTCATGGCGCCGACGCTCCATTACGTGCTGGCGGCGTACATGCTCATCGGGGACGAGGGTTCCATCGCGGTCCCGGTCACCGCGCTGACTCTCGCGGCCAATTACGACGAGATTGACCTCGGCGTGACCGTTCCAAACGTAACGAACTACACCCTGATGCCGGAAGTATTCGGTCCTGCGGGAGATCCGGACGCCGACGGGTATCTCAACCTTGAAGAGTATCAGTGTTTCCGCGGCCGGAGCCGTTGCTGTTATGTGTTAGGTGCGGCCGATTCGGCGATGGTGCCTGCGCCGGGGCAGTGCCTCTATCCTGGTGGCGAGGGCGAAGGGGAAGGGGAAGGCGAGGG from Candidatus Hydrogenedentota bacterium includes these protein-coding regions:
- a CDS encoding proprotein convertase P-domain-containing protein; translated protein: MSTPCLVHVRVWGARDVCLLTLALLVAGAAAAVPACPTIDTFDAEGRALYTAVLRSWDVSDIDENGMADSWEVAVLAEVLCRESHPLNSEVRGWFDSMLSTLRMDPAYGVLGLSRYENAIVALILLSWPMRDTITESLYLAQDFYAPYIHLASGMLPFSAQGDPDVDGLNNKAEYDAVMEVFGSRATYVWAALTARGVESDFAASLKYLYELEIPAVGCLLCEDIWTADLDQNDIVDYAHAILVDQVLAFVDRPHYADVAAVYLYNKNVVSYYVDKLPDLYWYIVDKSKVVKALTGVATIGDPADLAFIKAVFSNTTLTGGSPIEVDLSLFSTAARPYTGAKGDADDDGVCNLAEYNAVSHDYAGFLLFAANAINASATADGGGCEGLEDNNGEEPGACPCLETIDAEGAQLYTVLGEDWATADLDENGMADSWEAALTADVLCDSAFPPFYMGARKKYTGNLQRLEADGQAALVASVKHVLAALMTTSGKFCEMFKDDFNLTGYYFPYKEPPVTGAEMLAGGGDPDGDTLTNKVEYGQVVAQDGDRAAYVYAAKHPLGGTEVDRCIGLCEPADGPCAAHDFDAYMASVDAALAMFRDQLGGYSFDPGVADINGGIDAENHVLPNGILDSDEFALINHFLTRNLDLSAPGGPTSAQVCAAWEQNRAQMFADLGGTGGLLNLMAPTLHYVLAAYMLIGDEGSIAVPVTALTLAANYDEIDLGVTVPNVTNYTLMPEVFGPAGDPDADGYLNLEEYQCFRGRSRCCYVLGAADSAMVPAPGQCLYPGGEGEGEGEGEGEGEGEGEDEGEGEGEEPPPFDGCNVAFCERDCVYAEGVDAGFAAALVVIYENPLLDEDPVTADLDENGLVDTVHARLVDAVLADPGDMNYCCVRLPYEYNLVEANAYADAVEAAQPLLFNLIPREAMVNAIAGLMTLGEAASIAIISDALNDAPIELPYLDVNVFDRAAEQYLASNGDADLDGVCNLGEYNAAAGDFDAFVAAVRNPQTAADGGGCPPCEGEGEGEGEGEGEGEGEGEGEGEGEGEGEGEGEGEGEGEVPPPCLEFACEETPQAFVDFDQLESHIAVPYAGVITDVNVTLDITHGAAGDLVIWLKAPSGASVFLVSQLGGAQPGFVGTTFDDEASLSILFADPPYTGAFVPIGPLSTFDGSYTQGTWTLFIYDAEAGNVGTLNGWHLTFNDSCGTPGEGEGEGEGEGEGEGEYEGEEGAGPSNHSADQDGNFQIDLSELLRVIQLYNSLAYSCAATETATEDGFQPGPGSHACRPHSSDYSGGADWTISLSELLRLIQFYNSGGYHPCDEGEDGFCPGLL